From Mytilus edulis chromosome 9, xbMytEdul2.2, whole genome shotgun sequence, the proteins below share one genomic window:
- the LOC139490163 gene encoding uncharacterized protein, with the protein MSDSESMLSDLTLSDGVQGICSSQTFGSEKRDPKENRKEPSIKVIRHVTKGIKSFTSLIKYSHDSLWLGDDKFDVIKHVKLTGDNIQVISQIGIPVYDIAVTSDNNLLLSLLGETKLRLFNVNTGQGSDSRYNVASMCTFGIHVTKDQKVIIGADSTPFLHECRKVVIVMDKQGNRLTQYEHDNKNKPLFTLPHRITSTSNGNIWVVDHVELYGNGRVVMLQQTRSNVQIYDGHPDINSPNKPFDPQDILTTPEDNIIITDRNNHTLHILDHDGVIITYIRTDDVEIREPSSLALSGPGYFYIGCEFYMKGANYEHVNAKLYEVQYSGFEEIK; encoded by the coding sequence atgagCGATTCGGAGAGTATGCTGAGCGACTTAACCTTGTCGGATGGTGTGCAAGGGATATGCAGTTCACAGACATTTGGATCAGAGAAAAGAGATCCGAAAGAAAACCGGAAGGAGCCTTCTATCAAAGTAATTAGACATGTTACCAAAGGTATTAAGAGTTTTACCTCATTGATAAAATATTCCCATGATTCATTGTGGCTTGGAGATGATAAATTTGATGTCATAAAGCACGTGAAACTGACTGGAGACAATATTCAGGTTATTTCACAGATCGGTATTCCTGTGTATGACATTGCAGTTACTTCCGACAACAATCTTCTACTATCATTGCTTGGTGAAACAAAGCTTAGATTGTTTAATGTTAACACGGGACAAGGGTCAGATTCCCGATACAATGTGGCTTCAATGTGTACGTTTGGAATACATGTTACCAAGGATCAGAAAGTCATCATTGGAGCAGATAGTACACCATTTCTACATGAATGTCGTAAGGTAGTGATAGTTATGGATAAACAAGGGAACCGTCTAACTCAATATGAACATGACAATAAGAATAAACCTTTATTCACACTTCCTCATAGGATAACCAGCACCAGTAATGGTAACATCTGGGTGGTAGATCATGTAGAATTATATGGCAACGGTAGAGTGGTCATGCTGCAGCAGACAAGAAGCAACGTACAAATATACGATGGTCATCCCGATATAAACTCTCCGAACAAACCGTTTGATCCACAAGACATTCTAACTACACCCGAAGATAATATAATTATAACTGATCGTAATAATCATACACTGCATATACTGGACCATGATGGAGTAATTATAACATACATTAGAACTGACGATGTAGAAATAAGAGAACCATCTTCTCTGGCTCTGTCTGGACCAGGGTATTTCTACATAGGGTGTGAATTCTATATGAAGGGCGCTAACTACGAACATGTCAATGCAAAACTTTATGAAGTTCAGTATTCTGGatttgaagaaattaaatga